AAAGATCACAGGTCTCTATTCAGAAAATAGAAAAGAGAAAGATAACAAGGGAAGTTAGTGCTCCAGCAAGAAACCAGCTTTTGATGTTGCTAATAATATTTTTCATTGCAGATGAACAGCTGGTTGGTTTAAGCAATGGCTGTGGTTCTGCTGGAGATTCGACAAAAGGTTCTGATGTCAAACTTGATGGTGTGGGTGAAGTTTCTGCATTTTCCGTTGGCGAGCTTGTTGAAGAAGGCGCAACAGTATCTGGACCTGCGAATTTGTAATAAACTCGAGTATTGAGCATAAATTCCCAAAAACTATGTTGGTTGCAGGAGATGAAATGATTCAGAGAGCATTTTATCTATGAATTGCCAAATGATGtggtgccaaaaaaaaaaaaaaattagatgcaactgtgaaaaaattgaaataatggtatatagtctatttaccagAATCATGGGGTTTTGGAACCACTGAACTCGTTGTACTCTGGAGAGGGGGCAATGCTGGCGACCCTGATACATAACATTAAAAACTCGATAGCtttaattgaaatattacattCCTGATGTGCATGCTAACTTGCGCccaaaattcaagaagaaattaTTATGCGCCATTTACTttcctccctttttttttttttaagctccCGAGAGGGATTCTGTGGGTTCAATATGGATAGATCTCTAAGACTCTAAAATTCCCGAGATTtataaatattcaaacaaaatttaaCTAATAAGGAAAGATCCAATACAATCTATCAAGGACGCATTAAATCCAAACCTGAACAAATCGATTCCAGAGATCCTCTGTCCTTCATCGCCAAGCTGCCATTTCCGGAGGAACAAATAAAAGGCAAAGAAACCACTCTTGATTTGTTCAGCGGGAATCCAAAGAAGAGAGGCTGCCTCATAAGGTAACAGAAGCAGTTACCATCGCTGGAATTGAAAGCCTTAGAGAAAGCGTCGCAGCACTGAGAGGTAGCCGTGTCCGTGCGGTTATTTGGCTTCACGGAGACGTAGCCGAGGCACGGGGAGAAAGCGACGAGTTCG
The Hevea brasiliensis isolate MT/VB/25A 57/8 chromosome 15, ASM3005281v1, whole genome shotgun sequence genome window above contains:
- the LOC110671085 gene encoding non-specific lipid transfer protein GPI-anchored 25, which gives rise to MTAIFPLIFASTFLVATASLPPPLPPGCTDELVAFSPCLGYVSVKPNNRTDTATSQCCDAFSKAFNSSDGNCFCYLMRQPLFFGFPLNKSRVVSLPFICSSGNGSLAMKDRGSLESICSGSPALPPLQSTTSSVVPKPHDSGPDTVAPSSTSSPTENAETSPTPSSLTSEPFVESPAEPQPLLKPTSCSSAMKNIISNIKSWFLAGALTSLVIFLFSIF